In Spirochaetota bacterium, the genomic stretch ATGAAAAGAACACGAGGTTTTCTGTACTGCCTCATGCTGATCGCATTTGTCCTGGTCATCCCAGCGTATGCTGCCGAGGATAAGCATTACATCCAGGCCGATGACTATTTCATTACCGATGAGGAGTTTACCTCGCAGGAGTGGATTTATGTCCATCTTGCAAAGATGAAGACGCCCGCCACGGCCGAAACCAAGAACGAAGCCGAGTTCATGAAGGTAAAGGACGGTAACGATGTATGGACTAAAAACTTCTGGCAGACGCGAATCGCGACCGCGGACGACTTGAAGCTCGGAACAGTCGTGATCATCCTCGACCTTCAGGGCGACAAGGGCACTTACAGCGCTCCCCGGACAAAGGATGACGCGCGCCAGGGAACGTGGTTCATGGCCAAGATCACCGACGTCTCGGACCTCTACAAGAAGTATGTCACCGTTTCGGGCGGGTACAAGGTAAACCTCGACGGTATGAGGGTGCGTGTGAGCGCCGAAGCGCCCAAGGTGAAGGCAAGTATGGACGCACCGAAGCCGAAGGTTAAGAAGTAGAAACCACGAAAACACCGTAAAAAGACCCGCGTTTGAAGGCGCGGGTCTTCTATCTGGTACCCTAATATCCCCCCCGCGCCTGGTTTGAGAAATGTAAGAAACGCGGCACTGCATGGTAATAACTTGACGAAAAAGGGCCCTTTTTGTATCTTATTCCGGCAGGGGACGAAATGGTTTCGACTGCAATGGCGCGTCTGCAACTGCATACCGAGTGTGCCGTCAACTCGTTAATAATGGCGGGACTAAACGTAAAAGCAAACAACGACTACGCACTCGCAGCTTAAGCTGCGACGTCCCTGACAAGTTTGATCCTCTGGGGCTGTCAAGGGGCGTAAAATACAGCGGATAGCGACCGGCCCAGTTCCCGGAACCGGCGCGAAACACTAGGGAAACAGGTCCCAAGGACGGTGCCCTTTCCTGGCTGAGGGACTTAAATTTAAAAGAAAGGGACAAGTATGTAGAGGTTGTAGTGGCGTGTTGTAGGACGCGGGTTCGAATCCCGCCGTCTCCAATGGTTATTTTGTTACAAATTTCAGCCCGACCAGCGTTTCAACCAGTCGTTCACTGATTTTGTCCAGCAGCCTGTTCTTGATGGTTTCGGAATTCATTTCGTCGATCTCGAATTTATCGGCCTGACGGTCCGTGTAGGCTACCTGGAGATTTTTGTCGAGCACGCACACGGTGGAATCGAAGTCGATGAATTGCATTTCCATCGAAGAAATGCTGTAGATTTCATAAAAAACCATGCCATCGAGCTTTTTCTCCTCCATTATTTTCTTAAGTTCGGCCTCGTTTCCGCGAACATACATATTGATCACGCCGGACGATTTGAATTTCTGAAATTCCCCGTTTCCGGAAATCTGGTAAAATCTCTCCGCCTCGGAGGTGTAGGTGGAAACGGCGTCACTCGCCTGTGTAAGCAATATCAGACCCCTCACCGTAGTAAGGGCGCCGAGCCACTGGGATGCGCTTCTTATATAATCCTCTTTTTCGATTTTGCTGTTTTTGGAAATCCTCAGGATGAGGCCCGCGTTTGTGATCGATTTGAGGAGGTCTCCCTTCCGCGTGATTGATTCCGTGGTATACGTGGAACAGGAGAGAATGAACAGTGCGACAATGAGTGTAACCGGCAGTAAGCGTTTCATGGAGGCCTCCGGACTATTTCTTATAGAGCGCTTTGCCCAGCTGGAAGGCCTGCAGGTTCATATCGACGAACTTTTCTTTCACCTGCGCACGAATGGCGGTCTCCCACTGCTGCGGCGTGAATTCGAGAAAATTGGACAGCACGCCCAGCATGACGATATTGAGCGCTTTCTTGCTTCCGGCCGTCTTAAGAGCGCCGGCGGTGTCGATGATGACCGTATCGCCGGCGTTCGTGGATAACCAGGTTTCGAGATCTTCGGGATATTTTTCGAGGCCCGCCTTGACCGGCGCCGGATCGACCCGGTCGTTGTTGACGATGAGCACGCCGCCCTTTTTCAGGTATTCAAGTTTACGCATCGATTCAAGCATTTCAAAGGAAACGACGTAATCGGCCGTACCTTTCTCGATGAGCGGCGAGTAAACCTTGGAGCCGTAGCGCACATTGCAGTCGACGCTTCCCCCCCTTTGGGCCATACCGTGTACCTCGGATTCCTTGACATCGTACCCGGCGTTCATCGCGACTTCCATGAGTATTTTGCTGGCGAGAATAACGCCCTGGCCGCCAACCCCTGCGAAGATTACGTTCTGCATAATTCCCTCACTTGGTAAGAATACACTTTCTGGTGGAGATGATCACCGACGGCTCGGGGGCGGCGACTTCTTCGCGCACGGCAGCCTCGAACTCGGCCGTGTTCTTGGGATCGATCTTGCGCACGCGCTTCACCCCCACGGCGCGGCAGAGCAGTTCGAGGTCAAGCTCATGCGTCACCTCCCCCATGAGGGTTCTTCCCGTCGCGGGGTTGTCCTGGTGGCCGGTCATCGCGGTCACGCGATTGTCGAGGATAAGCACGGTCCCGGTGCCCCTGTTGTATACGAGATCGATGAGCGGGGTAATGCCCGAATGGATGAAGGTTGAATCGCCGATCACCGCAACGGAATTGCGTGCCATCTTGTCTCCCTGGGCCTTTTCGAAGCCCAGGTGCATGCCGATAGATGCGCCCATGCACCCCTGGCTGTGCATCGCCGAGTAGGGCGGCAGCGCCGCGAGTGTGTAACAGCCGATATCGCCGTTTACCACGAGGTCGAGCTTTTTCAAGACCTCGAACACGAATCCGTGGGGACACCCGGCGCACAGTGCGGGTGGTCTTCCCGGAATCTTGGAGGAGTAGACCGGAATATCGTTCAGGGGGCGTTTTTTGTTGAGCGCCATGTCGACGATCTCGGGGGTGAGCTCTCCCAGGATGGGAATGATCTCCTTGCCGATGGGCTTGTATCCCAGCGCACGAACATGGTCTTCAATGAAGGGATCAAGCTCCTCCACCACGTAAAGCTCTTCGACCTGGTTTGCGAACTCGCGGATCTTCGCGTCCGGGAACGGCCAGGTGAAACCGAGCTTAAGAACGGAGTCATCGGAACAGACTTCCTTGACGTACTGGTAGGCGACGCCGTTGGTGATGATGCCGCGCTTTTTGTTTTTCCATTCGATGGTGTTCAGGTCCGATTCCTCGGCATATTTCGTCAAGAGGGGCATCTGTTCTTCAATGAACCTGTGACGGGGACGCGCGTGAGCGGGAAGCATTACGTATTTCTGAAAATTGCGTACGAACGGCTTGAGGGTGTCCGATTTTCTTTCGCCCAGTTCAACGATGCCCTGGGAATGAGCGATGCGTGTCGTGATGCGCACGATCACCGGCCGGTCGAATTGTTCGGAAATATCGAAGGCGCGTCGCGTGAATTCCTTGGCTTCGGCGGGGCTGGTGGGCTCAATCATGGGAACCTTTGCGGCGCGGGCGTAGTGCCTGTTGTCCTGCTCGTTCTGCGAGCTCCAGGCGCCCGGATCGTCGGCATTGATGATCACGAGCGCGCCGTTCACCCCGGTATAGGAAAAGGTGAACAGCGGGTCGGCGGCGACGTTCAAGCCCACATGCTTCATTGCCGCCATCGCGCGCGCCCCGGCGACCGAGGCGCCGGCGACGACCTCGAGCGCGACCTTTTCATTGGGGGACCACTGCGCCTTGATTTCCGGAAAATCGCGCGCAATGGCCTCGAGAATTTCGGTGCTTGGGGTACCGGGATATGCCGCGGCAACGGTGCATCCCGCCTCGTACGCGCCCCGCGCGACCGCTTCATTCCCAAGAAGTACCTTTTTCATCTTATTCTCCAATAATATCGATCTTCTTCACGATCTGGTAACCCTCGTCGGCGAGCGCCTTTTTCGCCGCCTCGATGTCATCAAATCTAAAAATCATGACCGCCTTGTCATTTCTTTTTTCCGTGAAAGCGTACATATATTCGATGTTGAGCTTGTGCGTGCCAAAAATATCGAGCGCCCGCGCGAGCGCCCCCGGTACGTCCTCGATTTCGATCGCGAGCACCTCGGTGGTGCTGCATGTGAAGCTTTGCGCGCGCAGCGCCTTTACCGCCTCGTCGGGCTTATTGACCACGAGGCGGACTATGCCGAAGTCGGAGACCTCGGCTATGGTGAGCGTCATGATATTGATCTTGTTGTCGGACAGCACCTTGAGGGCGCTTTGCAGGCGCCCGGGCTTGTTCTCAAGAAAGAGCGACAGCTGGGTTACGTTCATGGCCTTCTCCTCGGTTATTTGAGATTGCGTCTGTCTACGACGCGCTGCGCCTTGCCCTCGCTGCGGGCGATGGACCTGGGCTCGACAAGCGTGATCTTCGCCGATACGCCGAGCACGCCCTGCATGCGCTGCCTGATTTTAGTGGACAGGTTGTTCAGGACCTTCACCTCGTCCGAGAATATTTTTTCGTTTACCTCGACCATTATCTCGATGTCGTCCAGTGCCCCCTTGCGGTCGACGATGATCTGGTAATGCGGCTCGGTGCCTTCGATTTCCATGAGCAGCGCCTCGATCTGCGAGGGGAACACGTTGACACCCCTGATTATGAGCATGTCGTCGGAGCGGCCGGAGACCTTGTCCATCTTCACGAGCGTGCGCCCGCACGAACATGAATCATAATATATCTTCGTAATATCGCGGGAGCGGTACCGGATGACCGGGCATGCCTCCTTGGTGAGCGACGTGTATACGATTTCCCCGGCCGATCCTTCCGGTAGTATCTCTCCCGTCTGGGGGTCGATAATCTCGACGAAGAAATGGTCCTCGAACACGTGAAGACCGTTCTTTGCGCTGCACTCGCAGGAGACCCCCGGGCCTATGACCTCGGACAACCCGTAGATATCGAACGCGTCGATACCGATACGCGTTTCGATTTCCTTGCGCATCTGCTCGGTCCAGGGCTCCGCACCGAATATTCCCGCGCGAAGCTTGGTCGACTTCCATTTATAATCGGGCCTGTTCTTTTCCACGTAATCCGCCACGTTGATCGCGTATGACGGGGTGCACGCGAGCATCGTGGTGCCGAAGTCCTTTATGAGCATGAGCTGCCGCTCGGTATTTCCCCCGGAAATGGGAACGACCGTCGCGCCGATTTTTTCCGCGCCATAGTGGACCCCGAGGCCGCCGGTAAAAAGCCCGTACCCGTAGGCAACCTGGACCATATCCTTTTCGCTGCCGCCGGCACAGGCGATGGTTCGGGCCATCACCTCCGCCCAGACCTCGATGTCATTTTTCGTGTAGCCCACGACGGTCGCGTTTCCCGTGGTCCCCGAGGACGAGTGTATGCGGATCACCTTGTCCATGGGAACCGCGAAAAGCCCGAAGGGGTAATTGTTCCTCATTTCCTGCTTCATGAGGAAAGGGACCCGCTTCATGTCGTCAAGCGAGTTGAACTGATCGGGGTGGAAGCCGGCCTTGTCGAACGCCTGGCGGTAGTGGGCGACGTTCTTGTAGGCGTGTCCCAGTGACCATTTGAGCCGTTCGACCTGGAGTTCCCGAAGCTTTTTGATAGGCATGGATTCGAATTCTTTATTGAACATCGCGATCTTCTCCAACAATAAAATTGCGGTGCGATCTTCCGGGATCAGGCAAGTGGATTATCACCATATGAAGGAAATGTTTTTTGTCAATCCAAAGACCCTCGCGTATACAATTTTTGAGATGCAGGGGAGGCGGACGGAGAGGATGGGCCGGGGCGGCCTTGGCATTCCAGGAAGCGTTGAAAAACGGATTCGTCCTGCGAATGGTAACTATTATTGCGAAAAAGTATGGCATATTACATTTTGACTTATTCTATTCAGTTGGCGAGGTTCTCCATGGACAAGTTCTTCTCTCCTCGATCTATCGTCGTGGTCGGCGCGTCTAACGGTCCCTTCAACCTGGGATCGACAATATCGAAATTTCTCGAGTACCTCCACTATACCGGCGAAAGCTACGTGGTCAATTCAAAGGGCGAGGACGTCCAGGGGGCCAGGGGATTTGGCTCGGTCCTGGACCTGCCGTACGCGGTGGACCTGGCGGTCATTCTTACCCCTGCGCGGGCGGTCCCGGGGATCGTGCGGGATTGCGGGATCAAGGGGATACGGAACGTGGTGATCGAGACCGCCGAGTTTTCAGAAACCGGCGAGGAAGGCCGGCGGCTCCAGGCCGATATCAGCCGTTTCGCGGATGAATACGGCATCCGCTTCCTGGGGCCCAACTGCCTGGGCACGCTGAACGCTCACGAAAGGTTTTGCTGTTTTTTCGGGTTCGTTCCGGGCATGTACGACGAGGTGTTCGACCGGCCGGGTTCGCTTTCATACGTAATCCAGAGCGGCGGGGTGGGGGTGCTCATCATGGATTCCCTCCGCAGGGACGTGAATAACGTCAACAAGATGGTGAGCATAGGGAACAAGGAAGACCTGGACGAGTCCGATATGATCGAGTACTTCAACGGCGATTCGACCGAGGTGATCGGCCTGTACCTGGAGAATATCAAGAACGGCAGGAAACTCATAGAGATCGCGAAGAAGGTGGAGAAGCCGATTCTCTTATACAAGGTGGGACGAACGGCCGAGGGCTCGCGCGCCGCGATGTCGCACACCGCGGGCATGGCGAACAATGACGTCATCCTGGATCACGCGTGCCGCCAGGCGGGAATCGTGCGGCTGAAGGCGATTAGCGAACTGCACGCCCTTCCCAAGATTTTCACCCATATGCCGCTTATACGCGGGAACAGGGTGGCGGTGTTTACCAATTCGGGCGCGTTCGGTGGCATCACGGCAGATATCGTCGTGGAATCGGGTATGCAGATGGCGACGCTCTCGGAGGCAACGCGCGAAAGAATCGGGAAAACCGGCAAACTTTTCAACGCGAGCAATCCCATCGACCTGGGGCCCACGCTCTCGAAGCAGGTATTCATCGATATCTTCGAGATCATTCTGTCATCGGACGAGGTTGATGCGCTTCTGGCGGTGCCGAACGTATGGCAGCAGGTGGTTATCGACGCGATCGCGGAGCTGGGCGGGATATGCAGGAAGTTCGATAAACCGGCGGCCATCTATATCCCCAACGCGGTGGAGCGTATCATCGCCGTGAGGAACGACTACCAGATTCCCGTATTTGAATCGCCGGAGGAAGCGGTGCGGGCGCTCAGGGTTTCATACGAGCATTTCCTGGGATTGAGAAAAAAGGAGCGCACGCCGCAGTTGGTCTGATAATTGTTCTTGCTCATTTCGTATAAGTCCTGGTAATATCGGTACATAAAGGCCTTTTGTACCTGATATGCCACGGGACGTGATGAAAATCAGCATTAGCGCCGCGACCTACCGGTCTGTTGTCGTAATCACCTGTTCCAGCTTTCTCGCGGCCGTCCTGTGGGGCGCTGTCTTCCGCGAGAATATGAGCGGGTATTCCATCGCCGCCGCCCTGGGATTCTGGGCCCTCCTGGCGTCCTCCTTCCTCATTCATAACTCATACCAGAATGGAAAAATCAATTCACTCAGGAATTTCGCGGAAAAACAGGAATTCGAAATCCGCTGGAAGAACCTGATGCTGGATAACACGGATGAGATGTTTATCGTGCTCAATATGTACGGCCAGATCGTGACCTTCAACCAGACGTTCGAAAATCTCATGGGCTTGCCCAGGTCCGACCTCCAGGGCAAGCCGCTTCGCGCGGTGTTCATGAACGAGGTCTACGAGGAAAACAGCAACCTGAGTTACGTGCTGCTCGACCGCCTGCGGGACGTTTTCCTGGGGAAAGAGACCCTGTTCACCTATTCGATCCGGTTCAAAGGAACCGACCGGGTCGTATCGATAAACCTGTCGATGCGGCCGGTTTGCAATAAGGGGGAGCTACAGAACATTCTGGTATCGGGACGCGCCGTACACAGCGACCGCATCGTCATGAAAAATCTGGTCGGGGAGGCCGGCCGCTACTGCATGGATAACAATATTTCCGACCTGTACCAGCTTTCCCACCGCCTGACCCGAAACCTGGAACGATGGCTCCCGCGCGCGCAGATATACCTCCTCCAGATGGCCCTCCAGGAAGTCCTGACAAACGCGGTCGAACACGGAAATCTGGAAGTCGACTACGACATGAAAACCGAGCTGCAGCAACGAAAGGGAAATTACTGGGACATTCTTATTAAGGAATGCAACAAGGATTACCTGGCGGCCCGCAAGGTGCATATTTCCTACAGCCTGGACGAGGAAAAAGTGGTGTACGTGGTGAAGGACGAGGGATGCGGTTTCGAATGGCGGAAGTACCTTGAACAGGAAGAGGAAGCCGGCGAGGGCGCGTTCGTCAGAACCTTTCATGGAATCGGGCTGCAGCTCGTGAAGAACGTATTCGAGC encodes the following:
- a CDS encoding indolepyruvate oxidoreductase subunit beta, yielding MQNVIFAGVGGQGVILASKILMEVAMNAGYDVKESEVHGMAQRGGSVDCNVRYGSKVYSPLIEKGTADYVVSFEMLESMRKLEYLKKGGVLIVNNDRVDPAPVKAGLEKYPEDLETWLSTNAGDTVIIDTAGALKTAGSKKALNIVMLGVLSNFLEFTPQQWETAIRAQVKEKFVDMNLQAFQLGKALYKK
- a CDS encoding indolepyruvate ferredoxin oxidoreductase subunit alpha, whose amino-acid sequence is MKKVLLGNEAVARGAYEAGCTVAAAYPGTPSTEILEAIARDFPEIKAQWSPNEKVALEVVAGASVAGARAMAAMKHVGLNVAADPLFTFSYTGVNGALVIINADDPGAWSSQNEQDNRHYARAAKVPMIEPTSPAEAKEFTRRAFDISEQFDRPVIVRITTRIAHSQGIVELGERKSDTLKPFVRNFQKYVMLPAHARPRHRFIEEQMPLLTKYAEESDLNTIEWKNKKRGIITNGVAYQYVKEVCSDDSVLKLGFTWPFPDAKIREFANQVEELYVVEELDPFIEDHVRALGYKPIGKEIIPILGELTPEIVDMALNKKRPLNDIPVYSSKIPGRPPALCAGCPHGFVFEVLKKLDLVVNGDIGCYTLAALPPYSAMHSQGCMGASIGMHLGFEKAQGDKMARNSVAVIGDSTFIHSGITPLIDLVYNRGTGTVLILDNRVTAMTGHQDNPATGRTLMGEVTHELDLELLCRAVGVKRVRKIDPKNTAEFEAAVREEVAAPEPSVIISTRKCILTK
- a CDS encoding amino acid-binding protein codes for the protein MNVTQLSLFLENKPGRLQSALKVLSDNKINIMTLTIAEVSDFGIVRLVVNKPDEAVKALRAQSFTCSTTEVLAIEIEDVPGALARALDIFGTHKLNIEYMYAFTEKRNDKAVMIFRFDDIEAAKKALADEGYQIVKKIDIIGE
- a CDS encoding phenylacetate--CoA ligase, with amino-acid sequence MFNKEFESMPIKKLRELQVERLKWSLGHAYKNVAHYRQAFDKAGFHPDQFNSLDDMKRVPFLMKQEMRNNYPFGLFAVPMDKVIRIHSSSGTTGNATVVGYTKNDIEVWAEVMARTIACAGGSEKDMVQVAYGYGLFTGGLGVHYGAEKIGATVVPISGGNTERQLMLIKDFGTTMLACTPSYAINVADYVEKNRPDYKWKSTKLRAGIFGAEPWTEQMRKEIETRIGIDAFDIYGLSEVIGPGVSCECSAKNGLHVFEDHFFVEIIDPQTGEILPEGSAGEIVYTSLTKEACPVIRYRSRDITKIYYDSCSCGRTLVKMDKVSGRSDDMLIIRGVNVFPSQIEALLMEIEGTEPHYQIIVDRKGALDDIEIMVEVNEKIFSDEVKVLNNLSTKIRQRMQGVLGVSAKITLVEPRSIARSEGKAQRVVDRRNLK
- a CDS encoding PAS domain-containing protein encodes the protein MPRDVMKISISAATYRSVVVITCSSFLAAVLWGAVFRENMSGYSIAAALGFWALLASSFLIHNSYQNGKINSLRNFAEKQEFEIRWKNLMLDNTDEMFIVLNMYGQIVTFNQTFENLMGLPRSDLQGKPLRAVFMNEVYEENSNLSYVLLDRLRDVFLGKETLFTYSIRFKGTDRVVSINLSMRPVCNKGELQNILVSGRAVHSDRIVMKNLVGEAGRYCMDNNISDLYQLSHRLTRNLERWLPRAQIYLLQMALQEVLTNAVEHGNLEVDYDMKTELQQRKGNYWDILIKECNKDYLAARKVHISYSLDEEKVVYVVKDEGCGFEWRKYLEQEEEAGEGAFVRTFHGIGLQLVKNVFELSFGQNGSEITMVKYFQEHRHSA